The Motilibacter rhizosphaerae sequence TCACCTGGTCAGCCGCTACGGCCCGGTGACCGCGCTGCGCAGCAGCGGCGCCCTCGCCGTCACCGGCCTGCTGCTGCTCAACGACGGCCACTCCACGGCGCTCGCTTTCGCCAGTGCGGCTGCCTGGGGACTCGGCACGGCACTCGGCTTCCCCCTCGGCGTGAGCGCCGCCGGCCGCGACCCGCTCCACGCCGCCGCCCGCGTCAGCGTCGTCTCCACCCTCGGCTACACCGCGTTCCTCGCCGGCCCGCCACTCCTCGGCCTAGTCGGCCAGCACACCGGCGCCCAACACGCGCTCTCCGTCACCGCCGCCGTCATCGCCGCAGGCACGATCGGCTCAGGCGTGGTCAGCTCGCACAACTCCGCCGACATGCCGGAACCGAACCCCTAGGGAACGCGCGCCCCTCGGCACAACCGCAGCGCACGCAGAGAGGGGATGCCACACGACCGCGCCTGCAGAAGGGGACGGCACACGAAACGCACTTCCACGCCGCGGGCCGAGCCCCGAGGCGTCCAACGCCCCGTCCGCTAAGCCCTCCCGATGCTCGCTCCGCAACTCCATACTGGGGCGACCCACCACCAGGGAGCCCGCATGCTCGCAGTCGCCATCCTCATC is a genomic window containing:
- a CDS encoding MFS transporter, whose amino-acid sequence is MGMRDGHRAGAGLASATFTVFVAPITLGRWYGTHLVSRYGPVTALRSSGALAVTGLLLLNDGHSTALAFASAAAWGLGTALGFPLGVSAAGRDPLHAAARVSVVSTLGYTAFLAGPPLLGLVGQHTGAQHALSVTAAVIAAGTIGSGVVSSHNSADMPEPNP